The following coding sequences are from one Granulicella sp. L56 window:
- the gatC gene encoding Asp-tRNA(Asn)/Glu-tRNA(Gln) amidotransferase subunit GatC, which translates to MSEQAEVTIEDVRRVAELANLELTAEEEPRMQRDLNAILGHIAQLNELDTKDVLPMAQVGEMLGGERHEHGETLREDAVRPSLDRAAVMAAAPETDGRFFKVPKVIER; encoded by the coding sequence ATGAGTGAGCAGGCTGAGGTAACGATTGAGGATGTTCGGCGGGTGGCGGAGCTGGCGAATCTGGAGCTGACGGCAGAGGAAGAGCCGCGCATGCAGCGGGACTTGAATGCCATTCTGGGCCATATAGCTCAATTGAATGAGTTGGATACGAAGGACGTTCTGCCGATGGCGCAGGTGGGCGAGATGCTGGGCGGAGAGCGGCACGAGCACGGCGAGACACTGCGCGAAGATGCGGTGCGGCCTTCATTGGATCGCGCTGCGGTGATGGCGGCGGCTCCCGAGACGGATGGCCGCTTCTTCAAGGTCCCTAAGGTGATTGAGCGTTGA
- a CDS encoding CRTAC1 family protein, protein MSGHHRSLPGFAASILALSLLFTEAAIAQAPAPAQDGQPAGMSVNTGGAHAAVLDDEHRPITAGGFVKTGPIIFEDIAQKAGLTSWTHIMGTPEKNFIIETNGSGVGLFDYDNDGWLDIYLVNGSTYDALSGKTTPPHAALFHNNHDGTFTDVAAKAGVTNDRWGVGVAIGDYDNDGWPDIYVSNFGKNRLYHNNHDGTFTDVAEKAGVTLGNWSAGATWGDYDGDGRLDLFVPGYIHYDMANQPSYGCQFRGVKVMCGPRGLKGEPDHLFHNNGDGTFTDVSEKAGVSDKNGYYGLASAFIDVNDDGKLDLVVADDSTPNYLYINKGDGTFDDDSYASGYALNENGRETASMGIAIGDYRNNGLLDLYNTTFSDDYNPLYRNDGEGNFTDVSYQMGIAEPTIPFLGWGDAFLDFDNDGWKDIFVANGHVYPQVDQTTWGTTWKQRPLLFHNIDGKKFEVEPAVEGTGLAQLYVSRGMAEGDLFNDGKLDVVINVLDGHPALLRNVSADHHHWTEFKLIGGPKGPRDAIGAKIFVTANGMRQRDDIFSGGSFASTHDPRPHFGLGDATKIDVVEVHWPDGAKEKFVVSKVDQIVTLTEGKGTKM, encoded by the coding sequence ATGTCCGGTCACCATCGCTCTCTCCCAGGCTTCGCTGCCTCCATCCTTGCTCTCAGCCTTCTCTTCACCGAAGCAGCCATCGCGCAGGCTCCAGCGCCTGCGCAGGATGGCCAGCCCGCGGGCATGAGCGTCAATACGGGCGGGGCACACGCAGCCGTCCTCGACGACGAGCACCGCCCCATCACGGCTGGCGGCTTCGTGAAAACCGGCCCCATCATCTTTGAGGACATCGCCCAGAAGGCCGGTCTCACCTCGTGGACCCACATCATGGGAACGCCCGAGAAAAACTTCATCATCGAGACCAACGGCTCCGGCGTCGGCCTCTTCGACTACGACAATGACGGCTGGCTCGACATCTATCTGGTCAATGGCTCCACCTACGACGCGCTCTCCGGCAAGACGACGCCGCCGCACGCCGCTCTCTTCCACAATAACCATGATGGAACCTTCACCGACGTTGCCGCCAAGGCCGGAGTCACCAACGACCGCTGGGGCGTCGGCGTCGCCATCGGCGACTACGATAACGACGGCTGGCCCGACATCTACGTCTCGAACTTCGGCAAGAACCGCCTTTACCACAACAACCACGATGGGACCTTTACCGATGTCGCTGAAAAAGCCGGTGTTACGCTGGGAAACTGGTCTGCCGGAGCGACCTGGGGCGACTACGACGGTGACGGCAGACTCGACCTGTTCGTTCCCGGCTATATCCACTACGACATGGCCAACCAGCCCTCGTACGGCTGCCAGTTTCGCGGGGTGAAGGTGATGTGCGGCCCTCGCGGCCTCAAGGGCGAGCCTGACCATCTCTTCCACAACAACGGGGACGGCACCTTTACCGACGTGAGCGAAAAAGCCGGTGTTTCGGACAAGAACGGCTACTACGGCCTCGCGTCGGCTTTCATTGATGTGAACGACGACGGCAAGCTCGACCTCGTCGTCGCCGACGACTCCACCCCCAACTACCTCTATATCAATAAGGGCGACGGTACTTTCGATGACGACAGCTATGCCTCTGGCTACGCTCTTAATGAAAATGGCCGCGAGACCGCATCGATGGGTATCGCCATCGGCGATTACCGCAATAATGGGCTGCTTGACCTCTACAACACCACCTTCTCCGACGACTACAACCCGCTCTACCGCAACGACGGCGAGGGCAACTTCACCGACGTCAGCTACCAGATGGGCATCGCCGAACCAACCATTCCCTTCCTCGGCTGGGGCGACGCCTTTCTCGACTTCGACAACGACGGCTGGAAAGACATCTTCGTCGCCAATGGCCACGTCTATCCCCAGGTTGACCAAACCACCTGGGGAACCACATGGAAGCAGCGCCCTCTGCTCTTCCACAATATTGACGGCAAAAAGTTCGAGGTCGAACCCGCCGTCGAAGGCACCGGGCTGGCTCAACTTTATGTAAGCCGTGGCATGGCCGAAGGCGATCTGTTCAACGACGGCAAGCTCGACGTGGTCATCAACGTTCTCGACGGCCATCCCGCTCTGCTGCGTAACGTCTCCGCCGATCACCACCACTGGACCGAGTTCAAGCTGATTGGTGGCCCCAAGGGCCCGCGCGATGCTATCGGCGCCAAGATTTTTGTGACGGCGAATGGGATGCGCCAGCGTGACGATATCTTCTCGGGCGGCAGCTTCGCCTCGACCCACGATCCGCGCCCGCACTTCGGCCTTGGCGATGCCACCAAGATCGATGTTGTGGAAGTACACTGGCCCGACGGAGCCAAAGAAAAATTTGTCGTCTCCAAGGTCGATCAGATTGTTACTCTCACTGAAGGCAAAGGAACGAAGATGTAA
- a CDS encoding glycosyltransferase: MGRRVRVAIVHHWFVTRGGGERVAECIASLFPEAEIFTLMAEAPGIPEGLQGRRFHTSFLQRIPLARNYHRHMMPLYPMATERLDLRGFDLVISSDSGPVKGVRVDAGAVHLCYCHSPMRYLYDGYETYRAQMGSVTRAVFSATAGRVRAWDEQAAQRVSYFIANSEYVADRIRRCYGRESVVIHPPIDLNRARVTEPGEHYLCAGRLVGYKRTELMVEACARLGRTLRIAGTGPEEGRLRKLAGTADVSFLGEMTTEALWQEYAVCRALLFAADEDFGMVPLEAQACGRPVIAYGAGGSLETVRGLGSTEGEATGIYFSEQTVKSVMDGILRFETADAAGKFDAAVARRWAGEFATPVFLRSMREFILEKMPEAVSAMVASTPEAE, from the coding sequence TTGGGAAGACGGGTGCGGGTCGCCATTGTTCATCATTGGTTTGTGACGCGGGGTGGTGGGGAACGTGTCGCAGAATGCATTGCTTCGCTATTTCCTGAGGCTGAAATCTTCACTCTAATGGCAGAGGCTCCGGGAATTCCGGAGGGGTTACAGGGACGGCGGTTTCATACTTCATTTCTGCAACGGATTCCGCTGGCCAGGAACTATCACCGGCATATGATGCCGCTCTATCCGATGGCGACGGAACGGCTGGATCTGCGGGGGTTCGACCTGGTGATCTCGTCAGACTCGGGACCGGTGAAGGGCGTGCGCGTGGATGCCGGGGCCGTGCATCTCTGCTATTGCCACTCGCCGATGCGGTATCTCTATGACGGTTACGAGACGTACCGTGCGCAGATGGGGAGCGTGACGCGCGCGGTATTTTCAGCTACAGCAGGACGGGTGCGAGCGTGGGATGAACAGGCCGCGCAGAGGGTCAGTTACTTTATTGCGAACTCCGAGTATGTGGCTGACCGGATTCGACGCTGTTACGGGCGGGAGAGCGTGGTGATTCATCCTCCCATCGATCTCAATCGGGCGCGGGTGACTGAACCGGGAGAGCATTATCTTTGCGCCGGGCGGCTGGTGGGATATAAGCGCACCGAATTGATGGTGGAGGCCTGTGCGCGGCTGGGGCGAACGCTGAGGATCGCCGGGACAGGGCCGGAGGAGGGCCGGTTGAGGAAGCTTGCCGGCACGGCGGATGTCAGTTTTCTAGGCGAGATGACGACTGAGGCGCTCTGGCAGGAGTATGCGGTGTGCCGTGCGCTTTTGTTTGCGGCGGATGAGGACTTTGGCATGGTGCCGCTAGAGGCGCAGGCCTGTGGGCGTCCGGTGATTGCTTACGGGGCTGGCGGCTCGCTGGAGACGGTTCGGGGATTGGGTTCAACTGAAGGCGAGGCCACTGGAATTTACTTTTCTGAGCAGACGGTGAAGTCTGTGATGGATGGCATCTTGCGATTTGAGACCGCGGATGCCGCCGGAAAGTTCGATGCGGCAGTGGCGCGGAGATGGGCTGGAGAGTTTGCGACCCCGGTATTTCTGCGGAGCATGCGCGAGTTTATTTTGGAAAAGATGCCCGAGGCCGTCAGCGCGATGGTGGCGAGCACCCCGGAGGCAGAGTAA
- the rfbC gene encoding dTDP-4-dehydrorhamnose 3,5-epimerase yields the protein MLILNTALTDVKLIQPKRFGDSRGWFTEIFNQSSFAEAGLPSGFVQDNQSFSAKGVLRGLHYQLGKPQGKLVRVLSGHIWDVAVDLRRSSPDFGKWAGFHLKPLTDEGEIHSLWIPEGFAHGFLVLSDTAEVLYKTTNPYHPQGERSILWNDPTLNIAWPLEALDGLSPSVSSKDAQGKSFLEADLPLAS from the coding sequence ATGCTCATTCTCAACACCGCGCTCACCGATGTCAAACTGATTCAACCCAAACGTTTCGGTGATAGTCGCGGATGGTTTACAGAAATTTTCAACCAGAGCTCCTTCGCCGAAGCTGGCCTCCCTTCCGGCTTCGTTCAGGACAACCAGTCCTTCTCCGCCAAAGGCGTCCTTCGCGGCCTGCACTACCAACTGGGCAAGCCCCAGGGAAAGCTCGTCCGCGTCCTTTCCGGCCATATCTGGGACGTAGCCGTCGACCTTCGCCGCAGCTCCCCGGACTTCGGTAAATGGGCTGGCTTCCACCTTAAGCCGCTTACCGATGAGGGCGAGATCCACTCCCTCTGGATCCCCGAAGGCTTCGCCCATGGCTTCCTCGTCCTCTCCGATACGGCCGAAGTCCTCTATAAAACCACCAACCCCTACCACCCTCAGGGCGAGCGCTCCATCCTGTGGAACGACCCCACCCTCAATATCGCCTGGCCGCTTGAGGCCCTGGACGGCCTGTCTCCTTCCGTCAGCTCCAAAGATGCCCAGGGCAAATCCTTTTTAGAAGCCGATCTGCCCCTCGCATCGTAG
- a CDS encoding DciA family protein: MEDMRTLLRGTLGRSLQAMRPEDKLAAAWPVACGKAMAERGTVVGYADGEVWIEVQEGAWLQQMMSMQGQLAGQMGRIAGVKVSRIHFKVKRNNAR; encoded by the coding sequence ATGGAAGATATGAGAACGCTGTTGCGGGGGACGCTGGGACGGAGCTTGCAGGCGATGCGGCCCGAGGACAAGCTGGCGGCGGCATGGCCGGTGGCCTGCGGCAAGGCGATGGCCGAGCGGGGAACGGTGGTGGGGTATGCCGATGGCGAGGTCTGGATCGAGGTGCAGGAGGGGGCGTGGCTGCAGCAGATGATGAGTATGCAGGGACAGCTTGCCGGGCAGATGGGGCGCATCGCGGGCGTGAAGGTGAGCAGGATACACTTTAAAGTGAAGAGGAATAATGCGCGATGA
- a CDS encoding serine hydrolase, whose product MLMPSAQSLFRRALTRRTLLRTLAGTAVAAAVPIPQVFAQRQYGGSTGRQRGEMGRIAGEFRRQFRVPATSIAISRNGQFAYDEAAGMADRQHLVLTQQDSLFRIASVTKPITSVTIFSLIEQGKLNLTDKVFGPSGILGTKYGKPLYKPYITDITVDHLLTHTSGGWPNDNTDPMMHNDGWDQTKLITETIANVPITNPPGTHWAYSNFGYCVLGRVIEQVTGQPYEGYVQANILAPCGITTMQIARNKERQRAPNEVVYIGQYSEDPYKLNIARMDSHGGWIASSTELVQFLNHVAGAPGIPALLKPATIKMMTTPAPAYPPGDARYARGWMVRNGGAGNWWHNGSLPGTTSIMVRTPTGFCWAALCNTRTQPSNEIDTAIDQMMWDMVRVVPSWNA is encoded by the coding sequence ATGTTGATGCCATCCGCTCAAAGCCTCTTCCGCCGGGCCCTCACCCGTCGAACCCTCCTCCGCACTCTGGCTGGTACCGCGGTGGCGGCGGCCGTGCCGATTCCCCAGGTCTTTGCTCAACGGCAGTACGGTGGTTCGACCGGCCGGCAGCGTGGCGAGATGGGCCGCATTGCCGGAGAATTCCGCCGCCAGTTTCGCGTTCCCGCCACCTCCATCGCCATCTCCCGCAATGGCCAGTTCGCCTACGACGAGGCCGCCGGGATGGCCGACCGTCAGCACCTCGTCCTGACGCAGCAGGATTCTCTCTTTCGCATCGCCTCGGTCACCAAGCCCATCACGTCGGTCACCATCTTCTCTCTCATCGAACAAGGCAAGCTCAACCTCACCGACAAGGTCTTCGGCCCTTCCGGCATCCTCGGGACCAAGTACGGCAAGCCTCTCTACAAGCCCTACATCACCGATATCACCGTCGACCATCTGCTCACCCACACCTCCGGCGGCTGGCCCAACGACAATACCGATCCCATGATGCACAACGACGGCTGGGACCAGACCAAGCTCATCACCGAGACCATCGCCAACGTTCCCATCACCAACCCGCCCGGTACCCACTGGGCCTACTCCAACTTCGGCTACTGCGTGCTCGGCCGCGTCATCGAGCAGGTCACCGGCCAGCCCTACGAAGGCTATGTTCAGGCCAATATCCTCGCGCCCTGCGGCATTACCACCATGCAGATCGCCAGAAATAAAGAGCGCCAGCGCGCTCCCAACGAGGTTGTCTACATTGGCCAGTACTCCGAAGACCCGTACAAGCTCAACATCGCGCGTATGGACTCGCACGGCGGCTGGATCGCCTCCTCGACCGAACTCGTCCAGTTCCTCAACCACGTCGCCGGAGCGCCCGGTATCCCTGCGCTACTCAAGCCTGCCACCATCAAAATGATGACCACCCCTGCCCCCGCCTATCCGCCCGGCGATGCCCGCTATGCCCGCGGCTGGATGGTCCGCAACGGCGGCGCGGGGAACTGGTGGCACAACGGCAGCCTTCCCGGCACCACCTCCATCATGGTGCGCACCCCAACCGGCTTTTGCTGGGCGGCTCTATGCAACACCCGCACGCAACCATCCAACGAAATCGACACCGCCATCGACCAGATGATGTGGGACATGGTCCGCGTAGTTCCATCGTGGAACGCTTGA
- a CDS encoding sugar transferase, with amino-acid sequence MQAESPESPVAVIEDSYSYTEVMGYPLRRVQWETELPSEYFRYRVIKRTLDLLLVAVSLPVALLVLGVVATVVAWNSPGPIFYSHRRIRRHGAFFSMWKFRTMCVNSAEVLEKHLSDHPEARMEWNKTHKLRIDPRITKIGFFLRRYSLDELPQLWNVVTGQMSLVGPRPIVAAEVEKYGDCFSCYCKVKPGLTGLWQVSGRSSLTYDERVALDCEYVGNWSLAKDTVILLKTFSTVINQDGAF; translated from the coding sequence ATGCAGGCTGAATCTCCCGAATCGCCGGTTGCGGTAATAGAAGATTCATATTCGTATACGGAAGTGATGGGGTACCCTCTGCGGCGAGTGCAGTGGGAGACAGAGCTGCCATCGGAGTACTTCCGTTACCGGGTGATCAAGCGGACTCTTGATCTGTTGCTGGTGGCGGTATCGCTGCCGGTGGCCTTGCTGGTGCTGGGAGTTGTGGCAACGGTGGTCGCGTGGAACTCTCCGGGGCCGATCTTCTACTCGCACCGTCGCATCCGGCGGCATGGCGCTTTCTTTTCGATGTGGAAGTTCCGGACGATGTGCGTGAACTCGGCTGAGGTGCTGGAGAAGCATCTGTCGGATCATCCGGAAGCCCGGATGGAGTGGAACAAGACCCACAAGCTGCGAATCGATCCGCGGATTACGAAGATCGGCTTCTTTCTCAGGAGATACAGCCTGGACGAGCTGCCGCAACTGTGGAACGTGGTGACCGGACAGATGAGCCTGGTGGGGCCAAGGCCGATCGTGGCGGCAGAGGTGGAGAAGTACGGCGACTGTTTTAGCTGCTACTGCAAGGTGAAACCGGGGCTGACAGGGCTATGGCAGGTCTCGGGACGCAGCTCGCTGACTTACGATGAGCGGGTCGCGCTGGACTGCGAGTATGTGGGGAATTGGTCGCTGGCGAAGGACACCGTGATCCTGTTGAAGACGTTCTCGACCGTGATTAACCAGGATGGGGCGTTCTGA
- a CDS encoding glycosyltransferase family 39 protein, whose translation MARSIAQGHGFSSPFYPSTGPTAIVPPLFTYLLAAVFRTFGLYTAASAVVILSINSVLSALTCVPLYFSTRYALGQRAAMLTAWGWALYPFAIYFSATRVWEYALTGFLFTTCFCLAQRLHRRRRNLGWIGFGILYGITGLSNPSVLPMFPVFLILTAIVLHRRKEKWLVHSLIAAISLLVVLAPWTIRNYRAVHLIAPVRDNFWLEFWPGNNGNTFESNDHTDRPPTEAVELQKFVALGETAYLAQNRVLAMSFVRQHPFLFIKFTLHRVLSYWTGYWSFNPAYLRDQPTELPNMFFTVGLTFFMLLGARSLWRRDKTTALPYLLLLAIFPIAYYLTHVIPDYRQPIEPEIIALVSAGVLSVKRFNRPLPQPEPELVALELPA comes from the coding sequence GTGGCCCGCTCCATCGCCCAAGGCCACGGCTTCAGTTCGCCCTTCTATCCCTCCACCGGCCCCACGGCCATTGTCCCTCCACTCTTCACCTATCTGCTTGCCGCGGTCTTTCGCACCTTCGGCCTCTACACTGCCGCATCGGCTGTCGTCATTCTTTCCATCAATAGCGTCCTCTCGGCCCTTACCTGCGTTCCGCTCTACTTCAGCACCAGGTACGCCCTGGGCCAAAGAGCCGCCATGCTCACCGCCTGGGGCTGGGCCCTCTATCCATTCGCTATCTATTTTTCCGCGACGCGAGTTTGGGAGTATGCCCTGACCGGCTTTCTCTTCACGACCTGCTTCTGCCTCGCGCAGCGGCTTCACCGCCGGCGCCGCAACCTCGGCTGGATAGGCTTCGGCATCCTCTACGGCATCACCGGCCTGTCCAATCCATCCGTTCTCCCGATGTTCCCTGTCTTCCTTATCCTCACGGCCATCGTCCTTCATCGCCGCAAGGAAAAATGGCTAGTCCACAGCCTCATCGCCGCCATCAGCCTGCTCGTCGTCCTTGCTCCGTGGACCATCCGCAACTATCGCGCTGTCCACCTCATTGCCCCGGTCCGCGACAACTTCTGGCTCGAATTTTGGCCGGGAAACAACGGCAACACCTTCGAGTCCAACGATCACACGGACCGCCCGCCCACCGAGGCCGTCGAGCTACAGAAATTTGTAGCGCTGGGAGAGACTGCTTACCTCGCCCAGAACCGTGTTCTGGCAATGAGCTTCGTCCGTCAGCATCCGTTTCTCTTCATCAAATTCACTCTCCACCGCGTCCTCAGCTATTGGACTGGCTATTGGAGCTTCAACCCCGCCTATCTCCGCGACCAACCGACAGAGCTCCCAAATATGTTCTTCACCGTGGGCCTGACTTTTTTCATGCTGCTCGGAGCCCGCAGCCTCTGGCGCAGGGACAAGACAACGGCTCTTCCCTACCTTCTGCTTCTGGCGATCTTTCCCATCGCCTACTACCTGACCCATGTCATACCCGACTATCGACAGCCCATCGAACCCGAGATCATCGCGCTGGTCAGCGCGGGAGTGCTCTCCGTCAAGCGCTTCAACCGCCCACTCCCACAGCCAGAGCCAGAGCTGGTTGCACTCGAACTTCCAGCTTGA
- the gatA gene encoding Asp-tRNA(Asn)/Glu-tRNA(Gln) amidotransferase subunit GatA, translated as MDFTIDTVRAGVANGSATATEMAELHYSRIAADDGDKGKGINSFLALSKERALAQAAKIDTLAAKGEQLPALAGVPVGIKDVLTMKGSPATAGSLILKGYRPPYDATAVTKLESAGAVLLGKLNCDEFAMGSSNENSAYGPVLNPRALDRVPGGSSGGSAAAVAAGFAVATLGTDTGGSIRQPAAFCGVVGVLPTYGRVSRYGLIAFASSLDRVGPFTNNVKDAATVLQVLAGQDVMDATSSDRPVGDYVGALEKPVEGLRIGVPAEYFGEGLDPEIRAAIEKVLDGLKAEKCVIKQVSLPHTKYAIPTYYVIATAEASSNLSRFDGVRFGLRSAEAKTLSEMYRKTRDEGFGPEVKRRILLGTYALSAGYYDAYYKKAQQVRALLTRDFLTAFNEVDVIVGPMTPTPAFKLGEKTNDPVAMYLADIYSVAASLAGICGVSVPCGETKDGLPIGVQIMGKHFDEGTMLRVGLAVEKMQS; from the coding sequence ATGGATTTTACGATTGATACAGTGCGGGCTGGTGTAGCGAATGGGTCGGCTACGGCCACGGAGATGGCGGAACTGCACTACTCGCGGATTGCTGCCGATGATGGGGACAAGGGCAAAGGGATCAACAGCTTTCTTGCCTTGAGCAAGGAGCGCGCTTTGGCCCAGGCTGCGAAGATCGATACCTTGGCAGCGAAGGGCGAGCAGTTGCCTGCGCTGGCTGGCGTTCCGGTGGGTATCAAGGACGTGCTGACGATGAAGGGCTCGCCGGCAACGGCTGGGTCGCTGATTCTCAAAGGATATCGCCCTCCATACGATGCTACGGCGGTGACGAAGCTGGAGTCGGCTGGCGCGGTTTTGCTGGGCAAGCTGAACTGCGATGAATTTGCGATGGGCAGCTCGAATGAGAACTCGGCTTATGGGCCGGTGCTGAATCCACGGGCTTTAGACCGCGTTCCGGGCGGGTCGAGCGGTGGCAGCGCGGCAGCGGTGGCGGCTGGATTTGCCGTGGCCACGCTAGGCACGGATACGGGCGGTTCGATTCGGCAGCCCGCAGCTTTTTGCGGCGTGGTTGGTGTGCTGCCGACTTACGGGCGCGTGTCGCGCTATGGGCTGATTGCGTTTGCGTCCTCGCTCGACCGCGTGGGGCCGTTTACGAACAATGTGAAGGATGCCGCAACCGTTCTGCAGGTGCTTGCCGGACAGGATGTGATGGACGCTACTTCGTCCGACCGTCCAGTGGGCGACTACGTGGGCGCGCTGGAGAAGCCGGTTGAGGGGCTGAGGATTGGCGTTCCCGCCGAGTATTTTGGCGAGGGGTTAGACCCGGAGATCCGTGCGGCGATTGAGAAGGTTCTCGATGGCCTCAAAGCGGAGAAGTGCGTGATCAAGCAGGTAAGTCTGCCGCACACGAAATATGCGATTCCGACCTACTACGTGATTGCGACGGCGGAGGCTTCGTCGAACCTGTCGCGCTTTGATGGCGTACGGTTCGGTCTGCGAAGTGCCGAAGCCAAAACGCTCTCGGAGATGTACCGCAAGACGCGCGACGAAGGATTTGGGCCTGAGGTCAAGCGCCGCATTCTGTTGGGAACGTATGCGCTTTCGGCGGGATACTACGACGCTTACTACAAGAAAGCGCAGCAGGTTCGAGCGCTGCTGACACGGGATTTCCTGACGGCGTTCAACGAGGTCGATGTGATCGTCGGGCCAATGACGCCGACTCCGGCGTTCAAGCTGGGCGAGAAGACGAACGACCCGGTGGCGATGTACCTTGCCGACATCTACTCGGTCGCGGCCAGCCTGGCCGGTATCTGCGGGGTGAGCGTTCCTTGCGGAGAGACGAAAGATGGCCTGCCGATTGGCGTGCAGATCATGGGCAAGCACTTCGACGAAGGCACAATGCTGCGGGTAGGGCTGGCCGTCGAGAAGATGCAGAGCTAG